The Streptomyces cynarae genome contains a region encoding:
- the iolD gene encoding 3D-(3,5/4)-trihydroxycyclohexane-1,2-dione acylhydrolase (decyclizing), which produces MTSTTRLTVAQALVRFLAAQYTERDGVRRRLIAATWGVFGHGNVAGLGQALVEYPDAMPYHQGRNEQSMVHAAVGFARQSNRLSTHAVTTSIGPGATNLVTGAALATVNHLPVLLLPGDVFATRPADPVLQQLQVPHAGDVSVNDCLRPVSKYFDRITRPDALIPAALQAMRVLTDPVETGAVTLALPQDVQAEGFDWPEEFFAERTWNVRRPGPDPIELGEAVRAVRGARRPLVIAGGGVHHSRAEEALAEFAEATGIPVASTQAGKGSLRWDHPQDVGGIGHTGTAAADELARTADLVIGVGTRYTDFTTASGTLFAGEGVRFLNINIASFDGHKMSGTPLVADARSGLEELTEALELHDHRVDPAYVTEYTEDKERWEQRVEACFEAEEPDLRPTQPQVVGALDAVVDESDVIINAAGSLPGDLHKLWRSRSRDQYHVEYGYSCMGYEIPAAIGVKLAAPDRPVWALVGDGTYLMMPTEIVTAVQEGIAIKVLIVQNHGYASIGGLSESVGGERFGTAYRFRSDDGTYTGAKLPVDLAANAASLGMRVLRARTVRDLGDVLAEARAADTPTCVYVETETADTVSGAPPAQAWWDVPVAETATRPSAVKAREVYERHVATRRRHL; this is translated from the coding sequence ATGACCTCAACGACGAGGCTCACGGTCGCTCAGGCGCTCGTACGCTTCCTGGCCGCCCAGTACACCGAGCGCGACGGCGTGCGCCGCCGGCTGATCGCCGCCACCTGGGGCGTCTTCGGGCACGGCAACGTCGCGGGCCTCGGGCAGGCGCTGGTCGAGTACCCCGACGCCATGCCGTACCACCAGGGTCGTAACGAGCAGTCGATGGTGCACGCGGCGGTCGGCTTCGCCCGCCAGTCGAACCGGCTGTCCACGCACGCGGTGACGACGTCCATCGGGCCGGGCGCGACCAACCTGGTCACGGGTGCCGCCCTCGCCACGGTCAACCACCTCCCGGTCCTCCTGCTGCCCGGCGACGTCTTCGCCACCCGCCCCGCCGACCCGGTCCTCCAGCAGCTTCAGGTCCCGCACGCCGGCGATGTGTCCGTCAACGACTGTCTGCGCCCGGTGTCGAAGTACTTCGACCGGATCACCCGCCCGGATGCGCTGATACCGGCCGCCCTGCAGGCGATGCGCGTGCTCACCGACCCTGTGGAGACGGGCGCGGTCACGCTGGCGCTGCCGCAGGACGTGCAGGCGGAGGGCTTCGACTGGCCGGAGGAGTTCTTCGCCGAGCGGACCTGGAACGTGCGCCGCCCGGGACCCGACCCGATCGAACTCGGCGAGGCCGTCCGGGCCGTCCGCGGCGCCCGGCGTCCGCTCGTGATCGCGGGCGGCGGTGTCCACCACAGCCGCGCCGAGGAGGCCCTCGCCGAGTTCGCCGAGGCCACCGGCATCCCGGTCGCCTCCACCCAGGCCGGCAAGGGCTCGCTGCGCTGGGACCACCCCCAGGACGTCGGCGGCATCGGCCACACCGGCACCGCGGCCGCCGACGAGCTGGCCCGCACCGCCGACCTGGTCATCGGCGTCGGCACCCGCTACACGGACTTCACCACGGCCTCCGGCACCCTCTTCGCCGGTGAGGGCGTCCGCTTCCTGAACATCAACATCGCCTCGTTCGACGGGCACAAGATGTCCGGGACGCCGCTGGTCGCGGACGCCCGCAGCGGGCTGGAGGAGCTGACCGAGGCCCTGGAGCTGCACGACCACCGGGTCGATCCGGCGTACGTCACCGAGTACACGGAGGACAAGGAGCGCTGGGAGCAGCGCGTGGAGGCCTGCTTCGAGGCCGAGGAGCCGGATCTGCGGCCGACGCAGCCGCAGGTCGTCGGCGCTCTGGACGCGGTGGTGGACGAGTCGGACGTGATCATCAACGCGGCCGGTTCGCTCCCGGGCGACCTGCACAAGCTGTGGCGGTCCCGCTCCCGCGACCAGTACCACGTCGAGTACGGCTACTCGTGCATGGGGTACGAGATCCCGGCCGCGATCGGCGTGAAGCTGGCCGCGCCGGACCGGCCCGTGTGGGCACTGGTCGGCGACGGCACCTATCTGATGATGCCGACGGAGATCGTGACGGCCGTGCAGGAGGGCATCGCGATCAAGGTGCTGATCGTGCAGAACCACGGCTACGCGTCCATCGGCGGCCTGTCGGAGTCCGTGGGCGGCGAGCGGTTCGGCACCGCCTACCGCTTCCGCTCCGACGACGGCACGTACACGGGGGCGAAGCTGCCCGTGGACCTCGCCGCCAACGCGGCCAGTCTCGGGATGCGGGTGCTGCGCGCCAGGACCGTACGCGACCTGGGTGACGTGCTCGCCGAGGCGCGCGCCGCGGACACTCCCACATGTGTCTATGTGGAGACCGAAACCGCAGACACTGTGTCGGGCGCGCCTCCCGCGCAGGCCTGGTGGGATGTACCCGTGGCCGAAACCGCGACCCGGCCGTCCGCGGTCAAGGCGCGCGAGGTCTACGAACGGCACGTTGCCACCCGACGCCGCCATCTGTGA
- the mmsA gene encoding CoA-acylating methylmalonate-semialdehyde dehydrogenase — MTKIVNHWIGGKTAEGASGTYGPVTDPATGAVTTKVAFATVEEVDAAVAAAKEAYATWGRSSLAQRTSILFRFRALLDEHRDEIAELITAEHGKVHGDALGEVARGLEIVDLACGINVQLKGELSTQVASRVDVASIRQPLGVVAGITPFNFPAMVPMWMFPIAIACGNTFVLKPSEKDPSASIRLAELLAEAGLPDGVFNVVHGDKVAVDRLLEHPDVKAVSFVGSTPIARYIHTTASGNGKRVQALGGAKNHMLVLPDADLDAAADAAVSAAYGSAGERCMAVSAVVAVGSIGDELVEKIRERAEKIKIGPGDDPASEMGPLITKAHRDKVASYVAGAAAEGAEVVLDGTGYTVDGYEDGHWIGISLLDRVPTTARAYQDEIFGPVLCVLRVDTYDEGVALINSSPFGNGTAIFTRDGGAARRFQLEIEAGMVGVNVPIPVPVGYHSFGGWKDSLFGDHHIYGNDGTHFYTRGKVVTSRWPDPADAPAGVDLGFPRNH; from the coding sequence ATGACGAAGATCGTCAACCACTGGATCGGCGGCAAGACCGCCGAAGGCGCGTCGGGCACGTACGGGCCGGTGACGGATCCGGCGACCGGCGCGGTCACCACGAAGGTCGCGTTCGCGACCGTGGAGGAGGTGGACGCGGCCGTCGCCGCGGCCAAGGAGGCCTACGCGACCTGGGGCCGGTCCTCGCTCGCGCAGCGCACCTCGATCCTGTTCAGGTTCCGGGCGCTGCTGGACGAGCACCGCGACGAGATCGCGGAGCTGATCACCGCCGAGCACGGCAAGGTGCACGGCGACGCGCTCGGCGAGGTGGCGCGCGGCCTGGAGATCGTGGACCTGGCCTGCGGCATCAACGTGCAGCTGAAGGGCGAGCTGTCCACGCAGGTGGCGAGCCGGGTGGACGTGGCCTCGATCCGGCAGCCGCTGGGCGTGGTCGCGGGCATCACGCCGTTCAACTTCCCGGCGATGGTGCCGATGTGGATGTTCCCGATCGCCATCGCGTGCGGCAACACCTTCGTGCTGAAGCCGTCCGAGAAGGACCCGTCGGCGTCGATCCGCCTCGCCGAACTGCTGGCGGAGGCGGGTCTGCCGGACGGCGTCTTCAACGTCGTGCACGGCGACAAGGTGGCCGTGGACCGGCTGCTCGAACACCCGGACGTCAAGGCGGTGTCGTTCGTCGGCTCCACCCCGATCGCCCGCTACATCCACACCACGGCCTCCGGGAACGGCAAGCGCGTGCAGGCGCTGGGCGGCGCCAAGAACCACATGCTGGTCCTGCCGGACGCCGACCTGGACGCGGCGGCGGACGCGGCGGTCTCGGCGGCGTACGGCTCCGCGGGTGAGCGCTGCATGGCCGTCTCCGCGGTCGTCGCGGTCGGCTCGATCGGCGACGAGCTGGTGGAGAAGATCCGCGAGCGCGCCGAGAAGATCAAGATCGGTCCGGGCGACGACCCGGCGTCCGAGATGGGCCCGCTGATCACGAAGGCGCACCGCGACAAGGTGGCGTCGTACGTCGCGGGCGCGGCGGCGGAGGGCGCCGAGGTCGTCCTCGACGGCACCGGGTACACCGTCGACGGCTACGAGGACGGTCACTGGATCGGCATCTCGCTGCTGGACAGGGTGCCGACCACGGCGAGGGCGTACCAGGACGAGATCTTCGGCCCGGTGCTGTGCGTCCTGCGCGTGGACACGTACGACGAGGGCGTGGCGCTGATCAACTCCTCGCCCTTCGGCAACGGCACCGCGATCTTCACCCGGGACGGCGGCGCGGCCCGCCGCTTCCAGCTGGAGATCGAGGCCGGCATGGTCGGCGTGAACGTGCCGATCCCGGTCCCGGTGGGCTACCACTCCTTCGGCGGCTGGAAGGACTCGCTCTTCGGCGACCACCACATCTACGGGAACGACGGCACGCACTTCTACACCCGCGGCAAGGTGGTCACCTCCCGCTGGCCCGACCCGGCCGACGCCCCGGCGGGCGTGGACCTGGGGTTCCCGCGCAACCACTGA
- a CDS encoding APC family permease — translation MTDTLRPVENAPVPVSGSPQKLKRSIGVVGGTLLTLSCVTPASTLFVVVPDLFGSLGTATALTIAIGSVLCIAVAFCYSELGTLIPSAGGEYAMVSTLAGRLAGWLVFVLSLLVVMIVPPVIAMGTADYLAPVVHLDPAMTGAGVMLLATLAGLLDLRANAWITGIFLVLEVVAAGVVAVLGFAHGERGAGSLVSMQVTGAGGHTDHVTAMMVVSGLAIALFVTQGFSTAVYLSEELENPRHTVARTVLATLAISSVVILVPVVAITMGAPDLKALTGGDLSSMVTAWSNTAVGTFVSLCVALAIINAGIVMVIQNSRVLFASARDKAWPEPVNHALAKLGRFGSPWVATLVVGVPGALLCFVNLDTLYGVTGVSVTGMYLLVAVAALLARRGAHAHTPAWRMPLWPAMPVLLIAVLGYILTQQEATYLLWTGGITAAATLYWALYLRPRRATRWLVSLPEDARA, via the coding sequence ATGACCGACACGCTCCGCCCTGTCGAGAACGCCCCCGTCCCGGTATCGGGCAGTCCCCAGAAGCTCAAGCGGTCCATCGGCGTCGTCGGCGGCACCCTCCTGACCCTGTCGTGCGTGACGCCCGCCTCCACGCTCTTCGTGGTCGTCCCCGACCTGTTCGGCTCGCTGGGCACCGCCACCGCCCTCACCATCGCCATCGGCTCCGTCCTCTGTATCGCGGTGGCGTTCTGCTACTCGGAGCTGGGCACCCTGATCCCCAGCGCGGGCGGCGAGTACGCGATGGTGTCGACGCTGGCCGGACGGCTCGCGGGCTGGCTGGTGTTCGTGCTGTCCCTGCTGGTCGTCATGATCGTGCCACCGGTGATCGCGATGGGCACGGCGGACTACCTGGCTCCGGTGGTGCACCTCGACCCGGCCATGACGGGCGCCGGGGTCATGCTCCTCGCCACCCTCGCCGGTCTGCTGGATCTGCGCGCCAACGCCTGGATCACCGGCATCTTCCTGGTCCTGGAAGTCGTGGCCGCGGGCGTCGTCGCGGTCCTCGGCTTCGCGCACGGCGAGCGGGGGGCCGGCAGTCTGGTCTCGATGCAGGTGACCGGCGCCGGAGGGCACACGGACCACGTCACGGCCATGATGGTGGTCTCCGGCCTCGCCATCGCCCTCTTCGTCACCCAGGGCTTCTCGACCGCCGTCTACCTCTCCGAGGAACTGGAGAACCCGCGCCACACCGTCGCCCGCACGGTCCTCGCCACCCTCGCCATCTCCTCGGTCGTCATCCTGGTCCCGGTCGTCGCGATCACCATGGGCGCCCCCGACCTCAAGGCGCTGACCGGCGGCGACCTCAGCAGCATGGTCACCGCCTGGTCGAACACCGCCGTCGGCACCTTCGTGAGCCTGTGCGTGGCGCTCGCGATCATCAACGCGGGCATCGTCATGGTCATCCAGAACTCCCGCGTGCTGTTCGCCTCGGCCCGCGACAAGGCCTGGCCCGAGCCGGTCAACCACGCGCTCGCCAAGCTGGGCAGGTTCGGCTCCCCCTGGGTCGCCACCCTCGTCGTCGGCGTCCCCGGCGCACTGCTCTGCTTCGTCAACCTGGACACGCTCTACGGCGTCACGGGCGTCTCGGTGACCGGCATGTACCTGCTCGTCGCGGTGGCCGCCCTGCTCGCCCGGCGCGGCGCCCACGCGCACACGCCGGCCTGGCGGATGCCGCTGTGGCCCGCGATGCCGGTCCTGCTGATCGCGGTCCTGGGCTACATCCTCACCCAGCAGGAGGCGACCTACCTGCTGTGGACGGGCGGCATCACGGCCGCCGCCACCCTCTACTGGGCCCTGTACCTCCGCCCGCGCCGCGCGACCCGCTGGCTGGTGTCGCTCCCGGAGGACGCGCGGGCCTGA
- a CDS encoding alpha/beta fold hydrolase encodes MDLRLPAFRGLRRGAVAAVVAALLVLAGVGTWTAVASDDAPAVHRSDRVMDMGGGVRIDTSFFTSGSPGRRPAVLLAHGFGGSKDDMTDQAVTLARDGYAVLTWSARGFGRSTGKIGLNDPKSEVADVSRLIDWLAQRPEVRLDKPGDPRVGMAGASYGGAIALLAAGYDHRVDAIAPAITYWNLADALFPNGVFKKLWAGVFVNSGGGCAKFTAELCRMYERVAESGKPDTEARALLQARSPSAVAEDIKVPTLLVQGQSDSLFPLGQADAAARAIRADGAPVDVDWIAGGHDGGDMETSRVQARDTAWFDRYLKGDKGVDTGPAFRITRTGGIDSTDGAAQLKGASGASYQGLESGQRTVELSGRQQRFANPAGATPPAVSALPGLGGSGGLAQLSSLGVGVSLDFPGQYAQFDSRPVRQDLWITGSPTVTVHVTSTSDDAVLFGKVYDVGPGKGQPVLPSQLVAPVRVEGAKTGKDVTLTLPAVDHEVQKGHRLRLVLASTDLGYASPTAPATYTVSLKSGLKVPTAPGVATAAAPLPSWVWWLPVTGAVVAAALLLTARRRTTAPAPDPALADVPLHITGLSKRYAKSADRYAVKDLSFRVAKGQVLGLLGPNGAGKTTTLRMLMGLIRPDGGEIRVFGHAVRPGAPVLSRVGAFVEGAGFLPHLSGRENLELYWRATGRPAEDAHLDEALEIAGLGDALERAVRTYSQGMRQRLAIAQAMLGLPDLLILDEPTNGLDPPQIREMREVMIRYAAGGRTVIVSSHLLAEVEQSCTHLVVMDRGRLLQAGPVKEIIGSGDTLLVGTAAPVEEPLVEKVGALPGVASAVRTEDGLLVRLDAGGSAPRLVAELVRLEVPVESVGPHRRLEDAFLTLIGGSA; translated from the coding sequence ATGGATCTTCGACTGCCCGCATTCCGTGGGCTGCGCCGAGGGGCCGTGGCCGCCGTGGTCGCGGCCCTCCTCGTGCTGGCCGGCGTCGGGACGTGGACGGCCGTCGCATCGGACGACGCACCGGCCGTGCACCGCTCCGACAGAGTCATGGACATGGGCGGCGGAGTACGGATCGACACCTCGTTCTTCACGTCCGGGTCCCCCGGCCGCCGCCCGGCCGTCCTGCTCGCGCACGGCTTCGGCGGCAGCAAGGACGACATGACGGACCAGGCGGTCACGCTCGCCCGGGACGGGTACGCGGTGCTGACCTGGTCGGCGCGCGGCTTCGGAAGGTCCACAGGGAAGATCGGGCTGAACGACCCGAAGAGCGAGGTCGCCGATGTCTCCCGGCTCATCGACTGGCTGGCGCAGCGGCCGGAGGTCCGGCTGGACAAGCCGGGCGACCCGCGCGTGGGCATGGCCGGCGCGTCCTACGGCGGCGCGATCGCGCTGCTGGCCGCGGGGTACGACCACCGGGTGGACGCCATCGCCCCGGCGATCACGTACTGGAACCTGGCGGACGCCCTGTTCCCGAACGGCGTGTTCAAGAAGCTGTGGGCAGGCGTCTTCGTGAACTCCGGCGGCGGCTGTGCGAAGTTCACCGCCGAGCTGTGCCGGATGTACGAGCGGGTCGCCGAGTCCGGCAAGCCCGACACCGAGGCGCGTGCCCTGCTCCAGGCGCGTTCGCCGTCCGCCGTGGCAGAGGACATCAAGGTGCCCACCCTGCTGGTGCAGGGCCAGTCCGACTCGCTGTTCCCGCTCGGGCAGGCGGACGCGGCGGCCCGGGCGATCCGGGCCGACGGCGCCCCGGTGGACGTCGACTGGATCGCGGGCGGCCACGACGGCGGGGACATGGAGACCAGCCGCGTGCAGGCCCGTGACACCGCCTGGTTCGACCGCTATCTGAAGGGCGACAAGGGCGTCGACACAGGGCCCGCCTTCCGGATCACCCGCACCGGCGGCATCGACTCCACGGACGGCGCGGCCCAGTTGAAGGGCGCGAGCGGCGCCTCGTACCAGGGGCTGGAGAGCGGGCAGCGGACGGTCGAGCTCAGCGGCCGTCAGCAGCGGTTCGCCAACCCGGCCGGGGCCACCCCGCCCGCGGTCTCCGCCCTCCCCGGGCTCGGCGGCTCGGGCGGCCTCGCCCAGCTGTCGTCGCTGGGCGTCGGGGTGTCGCTCGACTTCCCCGGACAGTACGCGCAGTTCGACTCACGTCCCGTGCGCCAGGACCTGTGGATCACCGGCTCGCCGACCGTGACGGTGCATGTCACCTCGACGAGCGACGACGCCGTACTGTTCGGGAAGGTGTACGACGTCGGCCCCGGCAAGGGACAGCCGGTACTGCCGTCACAACTGGTCGCCCCCGTCCGGGTGGAGGGAGCCAAGACCGGCAAGGACGTCACGCTGACCCTGCCCGCCGTCGACCACGAGGTGCAGAAGGGACACCGGCTCCGGCTGGTCCTCGCCTCCACGGACCTCGGCTACGCCTCCCCGACCGCACCCGCCACGTACACGGTCTCCCTGAAGAGCGGACTGAAGGTGCCGACGGCGCCCGGGGTCGCGACCGCTGCGGCCCCGCTTCCCTCCTGGGTGTGGTGGCTGCCGGTGACCGGAGCGGTCGTCGCGGCGGCCCTGCTGCTCACGGCCCGCCGCCGTACGACGGCACCGGCACCCGACCCGGCGCTGGCGGACGTCCCGCTGCACATCACCGGCCTGAGCAAGCGGTACGCGAAGTCGGCGGACCGGTACGCGGTCAAGGACCTGTCCTTCCGCGTGGCGAAGGGACAGGTGCTGGGCCTGCTGGGGCCGAACGGCGCGGGCAAGACCACAACGCTGCGCATGCTGATGGGCCTGATCCGGCCGGACGGCGGCGAGATCCGCGTCTTCGGCCATGCGGTGCGCCCGGGTGCGCCGGTGCTGTCACGGGTCGGGGCCTTCGTGGAGGGCGCCGGATTCCTGCCGCACCTGTCCGGCCGGGAGAACCTGGAGCTGTACTGGCGAGCGACGGGCCGCCCGGCCGAGGACGCGCACCTGGACGAGGCGCTGGAGATCGCGGGGCTCGGCGACGCGCTGGAGCGCGCGGTGCGCACGTACTCCCAGGGCATGCGGCAGCGCCTCGCCATCGCCCAGGCGATGCTCGGCCTGCCGGACCTGCTGATCCTGGACGAGCCGACCAACGGCCTGGACCCGCCCCAGATCCGCGAGATGCGCGAGGTCATGATCCGGTACGCGGCGGGCGGGCGCACGGTCATCGTCTCCAGCCACCTGCTGGCGGAGGTCGAGCAGTCCTGCACCCACCTGGTGGTCATGGACCGCGGCCGACTGCTCCAGGCGGGCCCGGTCAAGGAGATCATCGGCTCGGGCGACACCCTGCTCGTCGGCACCGCCGCACCCGTGGAGGAGCCCCTCGTCGAAAAGGTGGGCGCACTGCCGGGCGTCGCCTCGGCGGTGCGCACGGAGGACGGGCTGCTGGTCCGGCTCGACGCGGGCGGCAGCGCGCCGCGGCTGGTCGCGGAGCTGGTGCGGCTGGAGGTCCCCGTGGAGTCCGTGGGCCCCCACCGGCGTCTGGAGGACGCCTTCCTGACCCTGATCGGAGGTTCCGCATGA
- a CDS encoding ABC transporter permease: MSALAERAETADGYRARRTLPLRVELVRQLKRRRTLVMGAILTLLPFVLVVAFAIGGDPGSRNGRVTLMDTATASGANFAAVNLFVSAGFLLVIPVALFCGDTVASEASWSSLRYLLAAPVPRTRLLWSKLAVGLGMSLAAMVLLPVVALAVGTAAYGWGPLNIPTGGSLSPGTAAARLAVVVAYIFVSQLVTAGLAFWLSTKTDAPLGAVGGAVGLTIVGNVLDAVTALGHWRDFLPAHWQFAWADAVQTQPEWAGMVQGTAISVTYALVLFALAFRGFARKDVVS, translated from the coding sequence ATGAGTGCGCTCGCCGAGCGGGCGGAGACGGCCGACGGGTACCGGGCGCGGCGGACGCTGCCGCTGCGTGTGGAGCTCGTCCGGCAGTTGAAGCGGCGCCGCACCCTCGTGATGGGTGCCATCCTGACCCTGCTGCCGTTCGTGCTGGTCGTCGCGTTCGCCATCGGCGGCGACCCGGGCTCGCGCAACGGCCGGGTGACGCTGATGGACACGGCGACCGCGTCGGGTGCCAACTTCGCCGCGGTGAACCTGTTCGTCTCCGCCGGGTTCCTGCTGGTCATCCCGGTGGCCCTGTTCTGCGGCGACACGGTCGCCTCGGAGGCGAGTTGGTCCTCGCTGCGCTATCTGCTCGCGGCACCCGTCCCCCGCACCCGCCTGCTGTGGTCCAAGCTCGCGGTGGGGCTCGGCATGAGCCTCGCGGCCATGGTGCTGCTGCCGGTCGTCGCGCTCGCGGTGGGGACGGCCGCCTACGGCTGGGGCCCGCTGAACATACCGACCGGCGGCTCCCTCTCCCCGGGCACGGCGGCTGCGCGGCTGGCCGTCGTGGTGGCGTACATCTTCGTGTCCCAACTGGTCACCGCCGGGCTCGCGTTCTGGCTGTCGACGAAGACGGACGCCCCGCTGGGCGCGGTGGGCGGCGCGGTCGGGCTCACCATCGTGGGGAACGTGCTGGACGCGGTCACCGCTCTCGGCCACTGGCGCGACTTCCTGCCGGCGCACTGGCAGTTCGCCTGGGCCGACGCGGTGCAGACCCAGCCGGAGTGGGCCGGCATGGTCCAGGGCACGGCGATCTCGGTGACGTACGCGCTCGTGCTGTTCGCCCTGGCGTTCCGCGGTTTCGCCCGCAAGGACGTCGTCTCCTAG
- a CDS encoding rodlin → MKRFMAAAAVAASVVGVSAAAAPQALALGDDTGTTSTNGNTSTQQYGNSATYGAMSPQMALIQGSLNKPCVGLPAKVNAGSLVGLVPVGVQDVPVLSASQNQQCTENSTQAKGDEPLSHILDDVPVLSANGTNNG, encoded by the coding sequence ATGAAGAGGTTCATGGCCGCCGCGGCGGTCGCTGCTTCCGTGGTGGGCGTCTCGGCGGCGGCCGCTCCGCAGGCGCTGGCGCTCGGTGACGACACCGGGACGACGTCCACCAACGGCAACACCTCGACGCAGCAGTACGGCAACTCGGCCACCTACGGCGCGATGAGCCCCCAGATGGCGCTCATCCAGGGCTCGCTGAACAAGCCCTGTGTCGGTCTGCCGGCGAAGGTCAACGCCGGTTCGCTCGTCGGCCTGGTGCCGGTCGGCGTCCAGGACGTCCCCGTCCTGTCGGCGTCGCAGAACCAGCAGTGCACGGAGAACTCCACCCAGGCCAAGGGCGACGAGCCGCTGTCGCACATCCTGGACGACGTTCCGGTCCTGTCCGCGAACGGCACCAACAACGGCTGA
- a CDS encoding rodlin: MFKKAMAAAAVAASVVGVSAAAAPHALALGDDTGTTSTNSNTISESFGNSATSGAMSPQMSLVQGSLNKLCLGAPAKANAGSLVGLVPVAVQDVPVLSAPQNQQCTENSTQAKGDEPLSHVLEDVPVLSANGTGNR; encoded by the coding sequence ATGTTCAAGAAGGCGATGGCCGCGGCTGCGGTCGCGGCTTCCGTGGTGGGTGTCTCGGCGGCGGCCGCTCCGCATGCCCTGGCGCTCGGTGACGACACCGGCACCACCTCCACCAACTCGAACACCATCTCCGAGTCGTTCGGCAACTCGGCGACCTCGGGCGCCATGAGTCCGCAGATGTCCCTGGTGCAGGGCTCCCTGAACAAGCTCTGCCTCGGTGCGCCGGCCAAGGCCAACGCCGGTTCGCTCGTCGGCCTGGTGCCGGTCGCCGTGCAGGACGTCCCGGTCCTGTCGGCTCCGCAGAACCAGCAGTGCACCGAGAACTCCACCCAGGCCAAGGGCGACGAGCCGCTGTCGCACGTCCTGGAGGACGTTCCGGTCCTGTCCGCGAACGGAACCGGCAACCGCTGA
- a CDS encoding chaplin, which produces MALGMAAPAMADSGADASATNSPGVLSGNVIQVPVHVPVNVCGNSLNIIALLNPTAGNACSNT; this is translated from the coding sequence ATGGCTCTGGGAATGGCCGCGCCGGCCATGGCGGACTCCGGAGCCGACGCGTCCGCGACCAACTCCCCGGGTGTCCTGTCCGGGAACGTCATCCAGGTTCCCGTGCACGTGCCCGTCAACGTCTGCGGCAACAGCCTCAACATCATCGCGCTGCTGAACCCCACAGCCGGCAACGCGTGCTCCAACACCTGA
- a CDS encoding chaplin, with protein MRQTLSRGMVAAAAATGILSLCGSPVFADSTADGSTSGSPGLASGNTIQAPVNVPVNVCGNTVNVIAVLNPAFGNACANGRGATASPAPVTPAPTPTVPVQTPPHGNGSGTPSTPPGSGTSSTPPGSGTTTTPPGSGTTTTPPGSGTTNPPGSGATPQTPGTGTTPPEGTLPPQGTLPPQAGVPQTNIPRAGVQPVAASHTLPALAETGSEGLLAASAVSVAMLTGGLILYRRGRVTSRR; from the coding sequence TTGCGACAGACCCTGAGCAGGGGAATGGTCGCGGCGGCCGCCGCGACGGGCATTCTGTCCCTGTGCGGCAGCCCGGTGTTCGCCGACTCGACCGCCGACGGCTCGACGTCCGGATCACCGGGCCTCGCGTCCGGCAACACCATCCAGGCCCCCGTGAACGTCCCCGTCAATGTCTGCGGCAACACGGTCAACGTGATCGCCGTGCTGAACCCGGCGTTCGGCAACGCCTGTGCCAACGGCCGGGGCGCCACGGCATCCCCTGCACCCGTGACCCCCGCCCCCACACCGACCGTCCCGGTGCAGACGCCGCCGCACGGCAACGGTTCCGGCACCCCGAGCACCCCACCCGGGTCGGGCACCTCGAGCACCCCGCCCGGGTCCGGCACCACGACCACCCCGCCCGGGTCCGGCACCACGACCACCCCGCCCGGGTCCGGCACCACGAACCCTCCGGGCTCCGGGGCGACGCCCCAGACGCCGGGCACCGGGACGACCCCGCCGGAAGGAACGCTGCCTCCGCAGGGAACGCTGCCGCCCCAGGCTGGTGTCCCGCAGACGAACATCCCGCGGGCCGGCGTGCAGCCCGTCGCGGCCTCGCACACCCTGCCCGCCCTGGCGGAGACCGGCAGTGAGGGCCTCCTCGCGGCCTCGGCCGTCAGCGTCGCGATGCTGACCGGCGGGCTCATCCTGTACCGACGGGGGCGGGTCACCTCCCGCCGGTAG
- a CDS encoding helix-turn-helix transcriptional regulator — protein sequence MTDRRLWSYKEIAAHISVQPDTVRSYRKHGLLPPPDHVEGGKPYWYADTVRAWVASRPGNRGRGEP from the coding sequence ATGACGGACCGTCGCCTCTGGTCCTACAAGGAGATCGCCGCCCACATCAGCGTGCAGCCGGACACCGTCAGGTCCTACCGCAAGCACGGGCTGCTTCCCCCACCGGACCATGTGGAGGGCGGAAAGCCCTACTGGTACGCCGACACGGTCCGGGCCTGGGTGGCCTCCCGCCCGGGCAACCGCGGCCGCGGAGAGCCCTGA
- a CDS encoding heavy-metal-associated domain-containing protein has translation MTAQTDTPGSVTTVYKVSGMSCGHCEGSVSGEISGIDGVTSVTAVASTGEVTVVSAAPLDDEAVRAAVDEAGFELVGKA, from the coding sequence ATGACCGCGCAGACCGACACCCCCGGTTCCGTGACGACCGTCTACAAGGTGAGCGGGATGAGCTGCGGGCACTGTGAAGGCTCCGTCTCCGGCGAGATCTCCGGCATCGACGGCGTCACCTCCGTCACCGCCGTCGCGTCCACCGGCGAGGTGACGGTCGTCTCCGCCGCCCCCCTCGACGACGAGGCCGTGCGCGCCGCGGTCGACGAGGCGGGCTTCGAACTCGTCGGCAAGGCCTGA